GAGGGGCTGATGCAGGCCGTCTGAAAAGGCTTTCAGACGGCCTGCGGCATTATCCGGGCGGGTGTGGGCGGCCGTCTGAACCGTGCGGGGTCGGCGCTTGCCCGGAGGCAAAGGAGCGCAGTCAATTTTATGTTTTTGGGTTCTGCCAATACCTGCGTCAGGCCGTCTGAAAAGGTTTTCAGACGGCCTGACGCATTATCAGAGCGTGCGTGCGCAGGCCGGGATAGTGAACCGAACCGCTTCATTTATGCTGCAGCGTTGCCGTGCCCGGGCTCAACGAAAACGGTTTTGCCGGCCAAGCGGCAACGGAGCCGGTTTTGTGTTGGTTATGCCGCCTGCGGTTTAGCGTCTTACAGCGGAAATAAAATGGGTTGATGACGGCGCATTACGCCCGCAAGATGATTAGGCCTCTTTGTTTTTTGTTGTGCTGCCCGTGGTTTGCCGCCCTGTATCCGCGAAATATGAATGCGCGGCAGTCAATCGGCAGCAGCGTGGTTTCAACGGGAATGCGTTTTGAAAACGCTGCCGCAGCCGGTATGGCTATTTCTGTTTCGGCCTGAATGCTTTGCACACCGCCGCATCGGTTTCGATATACACGCCGCCGATCAGCTCGACACAATAGGGAATGGCGGCAAACAGCCCTTCCACTTCGACACTGCCGTTTTGCGTGCGTACGCCGCCCAGGGTTTCGGCGATGGCTTGGGGGCGGCCGGGCAGGTTGACAATCAAACATCTGCCGCGTATGCCTGCGGTTTGGCGCGACAGAACGGCGGTCGGCACATAATGCAGGCTGATCCGGCGCATCTGCTCGCCGAAGCCGGGCATTTCTTTGTCGATAACCGCCAGTGTGGCCTCGGGGGTAATGTCGCGCGGGGCGGGGCCGGTGCCGCCGGTGGTGAAAATCAGATCGCAGCCATCGGTGTCGGCCATGCGCCGCAACGCGGCTTCGATGGCGGGCTGCTCATCGGCAACCAGTGCTTCGGTGAAATGGACAGGGTTTTTAACCGCGGCCTGCAGCCATTGTTTCAGGGCGGGAATGCCTTCATCGGCATACACGCCGCTGCTGGCGCGGTCGCTGGTAGAAACGAGGCCGATGGTAACGGCAGAAAGGGTGGGCGGCATAGTATTTCCTGGGTTGGAGGGGATAAACGGGGTTGATGGATGTTTGCACGGGGTTAGAGCGGTGCGGGTTTCTTTAAATTAAATTTCCTGTCGGGAAAACGCGGGTGTCCGCGAAATTTATTTTTTCCGGTTGCGGGTTGTGCCGCCTTTGCTTTCAGACGGCCTGAAATCATTGTTGCCGGGTTGCGGGCGTTTGCAGGCCGGGTCTTTGCAAAAATGCCTTAATGCCGTCTGAAAGGCTGAAATACCATTATTGGCTCCGCAAGCCCGCCGAGGTAGGCAGAAATCGCGGCAGATAAACTTCTTGTGGTGTTTTTTTGATTCTGCACAGGCTTCAGGCCGTCTGAAACGGGGTTACAAATCTACCAGCAGGCGGCGGATTTTTTCGATGGCGCGGGCGCCGCTGAGATTGCACGCGGTTTCGCGGCCGCTGTTGATGCAGGCGGTGCCGGTTACGCCGCACAGGTGGGCATAGGGCAGTCCGAGTTCGCGCGCGAGCACGGCTTCGGGCATGCCGGTCATACCGATAATATCGATGCCGTCGTTGCGGTAGCGGCGCATTTCGGCGCGGGTGGGCATGCGCGGCCCCTGCAGGCAGCCGTAAACGGCGCGGGCGTGCACGGGTGTTTGGTGGCTTCGGGCGTGTTCGAGCAGGGCTTGGCGCAAGGCGTGGTCGTAAGGCTCCGAAAAATCGGTGTGCACCACTTCGTTTTCCCGGCCTTCGAAAAACGTGCTGCGGCGGCCGAAGGTGTAGTCGACCAAATCATCGGGCACCACCAGCGAGCCGGGTTCGCAGGCATCGTTTAGTGCGGCTACGGAAGACACGGAAACCACGGCTTCGGCCTCTATGGAATGCAGCGCCCAAATATTGGCGCGGTAGTTGATTTCGTGCGGGGCGAGCGAATGGTTGAGGCCGTGGCGGGCGAGAAATACAATGCTGCGGCTGTCGAGCGTGCCCAACAGCAGCGGGCTGCTGGTGAGGCCGTAGGGTGTGCGCACGATGCGGCGCTGGGTGATGTTGAGTTCGGGCATGCGGGTGAGGCCGCTGCCGCCGATAACGGCTATCATGGGCTGCTTTCTTCTTAATGGTGGAGAAATAGAGTGAATCCACTCGGTTTCGGTTGCGGTGTTGCCTGTTTGGGTTGCGGCAAACGATTTTGCCGGCAGCGCAAGCGGCAGCAGAACCGGTTCCGTATTTGCTCTATTGCCCGCAGCGTGCCGCCTTGTGTTGAAAATAAAGCAGATTCAATATATTGCTATATTGCTGCGGTTGGTTTGATGCCGGAAATGTGGATTCGCGCTATTGTAATGGATAAACAGGCCGTCTGAAACGTTTCAGACGGCCTGTGTGTTGCGGTTAGGGCTTAGTGGTTGCTGCAGCCGCAGCCTGCTTTCATGTCGATAACCATGCGGCCTTGAATGGTGCCGTTGCGCATTTCTTGGAAAATGGCATTGGTTTCATCGAGTGTGCGGGTTTGCACCACCGGCACCACAATGCCTTCGGCACCGAATTGGAAGGCTTCTTCCAAATCTTTGCGGGTGCCCACCAGCGAGCCCACCACTTCGATGCCGTCCAGCACGATGCGGGGGATAGACAAATCCATGGTTTCGGGCGGCAGGCCGATGGCGACTACGCGTCCGCCCGCGCGCACGGCATCAACGGCAGAGTTGAAAGCATCGCGCGAAACGGCGGTAACTACTGCTGCGTGTGCGCCGCCCACTTTCTCCTGAATCACTTCGGCCACGTTTTCTTTGGCAGCGTTGACGGTGAAGTCGGCGCCCACTTCTTTGGCCAAAGCCAGTTTGTCGTCATTGATGTCGATGGCGATAACGTGCGCGCCGAACACTTTTTTTGCATACTGCACGCCCAAGTTGCCCAAGCCGCCTGCGCCGTAGACGGCAATCCATTGACCGGGGCGCACGCCGGAAACTTTGATGCCTTTATAGGTGGTTACGCCG
This genomic interval from Neisseria musculi contains the following:
- a CDS encoding S-methyl-5'-thioinosine phosphorylase, with product MIAVIGGSGLTRMPELNITQRRIVRTPYGLTSSPLLLGTLDSRSIVFLARHGLNHSLAPHEINYRANIWALHSIEAEAVVSVSSVAALNDACEPGSLVVPDDLVDYTFGRRSTFFEGRENEVVHTDFSEPYDHALRQALLEHARSHQTPVHARAVYGCLQGPRMPTRAEMRRYRNDGIDIIGMTGMPEAVLARELGLPYAHLCGVTGTACINSGRETACNLSGARAIEKIRRLLVDL
- the mog gene encoding molybdopterin adenylyltransferase, yielding MPPTLSAVTIGLVSTSDRASSGVYADEGIPALKQWLQAAVKNPVHFTEALVADEQPAIEAALRRMADTDGCDLIFTTGGTGPAPRDITPEATLAVIDKEMPGFGEQMRRISLHYVPTAVLSRQTAGIRGRCLIVNLPGRPQAIAETLGGVRTQNGSVEVEGLFAAIPYCVELIGGVYIETDAAVCKAFRPKQK
- the adhP gene encoding alcohol dehydrogenase AdhP; amino-acid sequence: MKMRAAVVTQNSDGNVDIVEREIRPLEANEALVEVEYCGVCHTDLHVAAGDYGQKPGRVLGHEGIGIVTETAPGVTRLKKGDRVSIAWLFKSCGACEYCNTGRETLCRTVLNAGYTADGGMATHCIVDADYAVKVPEGLDPAQASSITCAGVTTYKGIKVSGVRPGQWIAVYGAGGLGNLGVQYAKKVFGAHVIAIDINDDKLALAKEVGADFTVNAAKENVAEVIQEKVGGAHAAVVTAVSRDAFNSAVDAVRAGGRVVAIGLPPETMDLSIPRIVLDGIEVVGSLVGTRKDLEEAFQFGAEGIVVPVVQTRTLDETNAIFQEMRNGTIQGRMVIDMKAGCGCSNH